One stretch of Sinomonas terrae DNA includes these proteins:
- a CDS encoding cupredoxin domain-containing protein yields MSFPPHRRRLAVVVALAGLLIGLFGTAPAQASDTDDHSAPVTWKVLVGEQSPDMAIQGMSFLPGSITIDQGDSINFVANSAEIHTVSYGTPPVPPTTVNNVLADAVPRVGGPVFNPNAQWTNSGIITTMPSPEFPSVTSYVQKFTTRGNFTFYCLIHGQMMSITVHVHGPHASYPHTQAYYDQQAAERTEQIIADGKDLWEDTADKATPTHVYVGASDGMAMIMRYIWPRDVVQPGTTVTFDMSANQTFVPHTVTFTTLQQNGKLVDSGTMLPAIAGGPSTFSVTFTQSGTWNYFCQFHDGMGMVGSVTVR; encoded by the coding sequence ATGTCATTCCCACCCCATCGGCGCCGTCTCGCCGTCGTCGTCGCTCTGGCCGGCCTGCTGATCGGCCTCTTCGGAACGGCGCCCGCCCAGGCGTCCGACACCGATGACCACTCCGCCCCGGTCACCTGGAAGGTCCTCGTCGGCGAGCAGTCCCCAGACATGGCCATTCAAGGAATGAGCTTCCTTCCGGGCAGCATCACGATCGACCAGGGCGATTCGATCAACTTCGTCGCCAACAGCGCAGAGATCCACACGGTGAGCTATGGGACGCCACCCGTCCCGCCCACGACCGTCAACAATGTCCTCGCGGACGCTGTGCCGCGCGTTGGAGGCCCTGTCTTCAATCCGAATGCCCAGTGGACCAATTCTGGGATCATCACCACGATGCCGTCGCCGGAATTCCCTTCAGTGACGTCGTACGTGCAGAAGTTCACCACCCGTGGAAACTTCACCTTCTACTGCCTCATTCACGGACAGATGATGTCCATCACCGTGCACGTCCACGGCCCGCACGCCTCCTACCCGCACACGCAGGCCTACTACGATCAGCAGGCTGCGGAGCGGACCGAGCAGATCATCGCCGACGGCAAGGATCTGTGGGAGGACACAGCGGACAAGGCAACTCCGACGCACGTCTACGTTGGGGCGAGCGACGGCATGGCCATGATCATGCGGTACATCTGGCCTCGTGACGTGGTGCAGCCCGGAACGACCGTGACGTTCGACATGAGCGCCAACCAAACGTTTGTGCCGCACACCGTGACGTTCACGACCCTTCAGCAGAACGGCAAACTCGTTGATTCCGGGACGATGCTGCCAGCGATTGCGGGAGGGCCGTCGACCTTCTCCGTCACGTTCACCCAGAGTGGGACGTGGAACTACTTCTGCCAGTTCCATGACGGCATGGGGATGGTCGGCAGCGTGACTGTGCGCTGA
- a CDS encoding carbohydrate ABC transporter permease — MSVIAAPSIKEAPKATGIGGSRPRRHYATHLILIVLAAMWLLPLGWSVYTALRPIASTNQYGYFSLAGPYNFDNFIAAWNQGGFSKYFLNSALITVPSVLLTLFFSSLMAFAVSRVNWKFNITLLILFTAGNLLPPQVLAAPLFQMFKHLNLPYWFSDSGTLLNTYISVIAVDTAFQIGFCTFVLSNYMKALSSDLTEAALVDGAGIWRQYWSIIMPLCRPAFAALGTLEVIFIYNDFFWPLLFIQSGDRLPVTTAINNLQGVFLSNYNLLAAGATITVIPTLVIYLVLQRQFVAGLTLGASKG; from the coding sequence ATGAGCGTCATCGCAGCACCTTCGATCAAGGAGGCCCCCAAGGCGACGGGAATCGGTGGATCTCGGCCCAGGCGCCACTACGCCACGCACCTCATCCTCATTGTCCTCGCGGCGATGTGGCTCCTGCCGCTCGGATGGTCCGTCTACACCGCGCTGAGGCCCATCGCCTCGACCAACCAGTATGGCTACTTCAGCCTTGCGGGCCCCTACAACTTCGACAATTTCATCGCTGCATGGAACCAAGGCGGCTTCTCGAAGTACTTCTTGAACTCCGCCCTCATCACGGTCCCTTCAGTCCTGCTGACACTGTTCTTCTCGTCGCTCATGGCATTTGCCGTGAGCCGCGTGAACTGGAAGTTCAACATCACCCTGCTCATCCTGTTCACGGCCGGAAACCTGCTGCCCCCGCAGGTCCTCGCCGCGCCGCTGTTCCAGATGTTCAAGCACCTGAACCTCCCCTACTGGTTCAGCGACTCGGGAACTCTGCTCAACACCTACATCTCCGTCATCGCCGTTGACACGGCCTTCCAAATCGGCTTCTGCACGTTCGTGCTCTCGAACTACATGAAGGCCCTCTCCTCGGACCTCACCGAAGCGGCCCTCGTGGACGGTGCGGGCATCTGGCGGCAGTACTGGTCCATCATCATGCCCCTTTGCCGTCCGGCCTTTGCCGCGCTGGGGACCCTCGAGGTCATCTTCATCTACAACGACTTCTTCTGGCCGCTCCTCTTCATCCAGAGCGGTGACCGCCTCCCTGTCACAACCGCCATCAACAACCTCCAAGGCGTGTTCCTGAGCAACTACAACCTGCTGGCCGCCGGCGCGACCATCACGGTCATCCCGACGCTCGTGATCTACCTCGTCCTCCAACGCCAGTTCGTCGCGGGCCTGACGCTCGGCGCGAGCAAGGGGTAG
- a CDS encoding MarP family serine protease, giving the protein MFDTAFLDLVLVVVLIGYLVYGVRAGFLVSLGGIIGFLVGGAAAFFAVPLVSQWLSDNSWRAAAVVITAILLMVAGNAVGTTLGRKVRRNIPWKSFGVVDRVLGGIANVAVAALVMSMLAFTVSTVGVPVLSQQLASSRVITAINGLTPDPVKAEAAQLRAFVLGDTLPRIIEGIGPLRPVPIPQENTDSTALRTASTSIVRITGTAYQCGQNQTGSGFVVAPNRVITNAHVVAGVQEPVVDLQDGGVRTARVVYFDSVHDLAVLAVDNLPLPPLRLTGNSQGGTSAAFGGYPLGGPFQMRPAAIQGTTTVLAPDIYGANAVPKVVYQIAGDVQQGNSGGPLLTLDGSVTGIVFAKSDNTTNVGYAITMTEVRPVADQAPSLSQPVQPGQCTRK; this is encoded by the coding sequence ATGTTCGACACGGCCTTCCTAGACCTCGTTCTCGTGGTGGTCCTGATCGGCTACCTCGTATATGGGGTCCGGGCGGGATTTCTCGTAAGCCTCGGCGGCATCATCGGTTTTCTGGTGGGTGGCGCTGCGGCCTTCTTCGCCGTGCCTCTCGTGAGCCAATGGCTCTCCGACAACTCATGGCGCGCTGCCGCCGTCGTCATCACGGCGATCCTCCTCATGGTCGCGGGCAACGCGGTGGGGACGACTCTCGGGCGGAAGGTGCGACGCAACATTCCGTGGAAGTCGTTCGGCGTGGTGGACCGGGTCCTCGGCGGGATCGCAAACGTCGCCGTCGCGGCGCTCGTCATGTCGATGCTGGCCTTCACGGTCTCGACCGTGGGGGTTCCGGTGCTGTCGCAGCAGCTCGCATCCTCCCGCGTGATCACCGCCATCAACGGGCTCACGCCGGACCCCGTCAAGGCTGAGGCAGCACAGCTGCGCGCGTTCGTCCTCGGCGACACGCTTCCCCGGATCATCGAGGGGATCGGTCCCCTCCGGCCCGTGCCGATCCCGCAGGAGAACACGGACTCGACGGCGCTCAGGACTGCCTCGACGTCGATCGTGCGGATCACCGGAACCGCGTATCAGTGCGGCCAGAACCAGACGGGCAGCGGTTTCGTGGTGGCGCCGAACCGGGTCATCACGAATGCCCACGTCGTCGCAGGAGTGCAGGAGCCCGTCGTCGACCTTCAGGACGGAGGCGTCCGCACAGCCCGCGTGGTCTACTTCGATAGCGTCCACGACCTCGCGGTGCTCGCCGTCGACAACCTCCCGCTTCCGCCCCTCCGCCTCACGGGCAACAGCCAAGGCGGAACCTCCGCGGCGTTCGGCGGCTACCCGCTCGGCGGTCCCTTCCAGATGCGGCCCGCCGCCATCCAAGGCACGACGACGGTGCTCGCCCCTGACATCTACGGCGCCAATGCGGTGCCGAAGGTCGTGTACCAGATCGCGGGCGACGTGCAGCAGGGAAACTCGGGCGGCCCGCTCCTGACCCTCGACGGGTCCGTGACGGGGATCGTCTTCGCGAAGTCGGACAACACCACGAACGTGGGCTATGCGATCACGATGACCGAGGTGCGGCCTGTGGCGGACCAAGCCCCATCACTTTCCCAGCCGGTCCAGCCGGGGCAGTGCACGCGCAAGTAG
- a CDS encoding carbohydrate ABC transporter permease, which yields MPRIRKVRRLSTRDKIVLTAMVAIPTLIELVFVWLPTLFSIGLSFTRWNGLDLTDIHPAGLANYQYVAQNYPPFWPAVQHNILWLLFLGIIATPLGLLLAVLLDQQIRGSRIYQSIFFAPVMLSLALVGAIWQLFYQRDHGLLNFLLGTAGTPAAVDWFGDSNVNIWAALVAATWRHAGYVMLLYLAGLKGVDPALKEAAAIDGANAYQTFFRVVFPAMRPINIVIVVITIIESLRAFDIVYVINRGTNGLELISALVIQNLVGEGQVIGVGSALATILLVISLVPIIFYLTRTFGKEAKEQ from the coding sequence ATGCCAAGAATCCGCAAGGTTCGCCGCCTCTCGACCCGCGACAAGATCGTCCTGACCGCCATGGTGGCCATCCCGACGCTGATCGAACTCGTCTTCGTCTGGCTGCCCACCCTCTTCTCCATCGGCCTCAGCTTCACCCGCTGGAACGGCCTCGATCTCACCGACATCCACCCCGCGGGACTGGCCAACTACCAATACGTTGCCCAGAACTACCCGCCGTTCTGGCCCGCAGTGCAGCACAACATCCTGTGGCTCCTCTTCCTCGGGATCATCGCAACCCCGCTCGGGCTCCTGCTCGCCGTCCTCCTCGACCAGCAGATCCGCGGGAGCCGCATCTACCAGAGCATCTTCTTCGCTCCGGTCATGCTCTCGCTCGCCCTCGTCGGCGCCATCTGGCAGCTCTTCTACCAGCGCGACCACGGCCTCCTGAATTTCCTCCTCGGCACAGCGGGCACCCCCGCCGCCGTGGATTGGTTCGGCGACAGCAACGTGAATATCTGGGCCGCCCTGGTCGCCGCGACATGGCGGCACGCGGGCTACGTCATGCTCCTGTATCTAGCGGGGCTCAAGGGCGTGGACCCAGCACTCAAAGAGGCTGCGGCCATCGACGGCGCCAACGCGTACCAGACCTTCTTCCGGGTGGTCTTCCCGGCCATGCGGCCCATCAACATCGTCATCGTGGTCATCACCATCATCGAATCGCTCCGCGCCTTCGACATCGTCTACGTCATCAACCGCGGGACCAACGGCCTCGAACTCATCTCCGCGCTCGTCATTCAGAACCTCGTCGGCGAGGGGCAGGTCATCGGCGTCGGCTCCGCCCTCGCCACCATCTTGCTCGTCATCTCACTCGTGCCGATCATCTTCTATCTGACCCGCACCTTCGGGAAGGAAGCGAAAGAGCAATGA
- the aroQ gene encoding type II 3-dehydroquinate dehydratase, producing the protein MTEPTVSPAPARSSILVVNGPNLNLLGTREPEKYGTATLGDIERLCAGAADAHGLECDFVQSNHEGALVDAIHQARQAALGLVINAGAYTHTSVAIRDAISAVELPAVEVHITNVHAREPFRHHSYLSDVCRAVIAGAGPLGYRFAIDYLAELTRDRNV; encoded by the coding sequence ATGACCGAGCCCACTGTCTCCCCCGCCCCTGCCCGCTCGAGCATCCTCGTGGTGAACGGCCCGAACCTGAACCTCCTCGGCACGCGCGAGCCCGAGAAATACGGGACCGCCACCCTCGGCGACATCGAACGGCTCTGTGCTGGAGCGGCCGACGCCCACGGGCTCGAATGCGATTTCGTGCAGTCGAACCACGAAGGTGCCCTCGTGGACGCGATCCACCAGGCGCGGCAGGCCGCCCTCGGCCTCGTGATCAACGCGGGAGCGTACACGCATACGTCGGTCGCAATTCGCGACGCGATCTCAGCCGTCGAGCTGCCCGCCGTCGAGGTGCACATCACGAACGTTCACGCCCGCGAGCCCTTCCGGCACCACTCCTACCTGAGCGACGTGTGCCGGGCCGTCATCGCCGGCGCGGGCCCGCTGGGCTACCGCTTCGCGATCGACTACCTCGCGGAGCTCACGCGCGACCGCAACGTCTGA
- a CDS encoding beta-galactosidase gives MDMNDLTRRLGNGTPRIAFGADYNPEQWPKEVWKHDVELMHEAGVNLVSLGIFSWALLEPEEGRYEFGWLDEVMDLLHANGIAVDLANASASPPPWFTVKYPDSAPVDADGVRQTHGSRQAFAACSPDYRSAAAALTTAIAERYSSHPALAMWHIHNEYGCHNQPDFGPHAERGFRSWLQQRYGNLEALNDAWGTAFWSQRYYNWAEIMPPRRSGTWVNPTQQLDFARFSSDSLLECFEAEAAIIREHSDKPVTTNFMGTNMGLARPIDYWRWAPRMDIVSNDHYLISEDPRNHQDLALVADLTRGWAQGNPWLLMEHSTSAVNWQPRNIAKSPGQMVRNSFQHLARGADGILFFQWRASRAGAEKYHSGMVPHAGRETKVWREVVELGSALEKASEVAGSRVIAEAALVFDTDARWAAELDSHPSTEAQPVRELREWHDALFRAGITTDVRQSTDDLGAYKLVVAPMLYLVTDDGAANLRRYVEQGGTLVLTYFSGIVDQNDRIIMDPIEGGGYPGAFRDLLGVEIEEFFPLRGGGSVPLSEGAGSRWSELGRTTTAEVLSRYEAGPTAGSPAFTRNGAGEGRAFYVGTAPDAEALGHILPRVLADAGLQGQQHATEHPDLEVVTRASNEGTWVFAINHGQGDARLAVNGVELLSGTPTEGELTVAAGRVAVVRLGS, from the coding sequence ATGGACATGAACGACCTCACCCGTCGCCTCGGCAACGGAACCCCTCGCATCGCCTTCGGCGCCGACTACAACCCGGAGCAGTGGCCCAAGGAGGTGTGGAAGCATGACGTCGAACTCATGCACGAGGCTGGGGTCAATCTCGTGAGCCTCGGGATCTTCAGTTGGGCGCTGCTCGAGCCAGAGGAGGGCCGCTACGAGTTCGGCTGGCTCGACGAAGTCATGGACCTCCTGCACGCGAATGGGATCGCCGTCGACCTCGCCAACGCGAGCGCCTCGCCGCCGCCGTGGTTCACGGTGAAGTACCCGGACTCGGCGCCGGTCGACGCGGACGGCGTGCGCCAGACCCACGGCTCGCGTCAGGCCTTCGCGGCCTGCTCCCCGGACTACCGCAGCGCGGCAGCGGCTCTCACCACGGCCATCGCCGAGCGCTACTCGTCCCACCCCGCCCTCGCCATGTGGCACATCCACAACGAGTACGGCTGCCACAACCAACCGGACTTCGGCCCCCACGCAGAACGCGGCTTCCGCTCTTGGCTCCAACAGCGCTATGGGAACCTCGAGGCCCTCAATGATGCGTGGGGCACGGCCTTCTGGTCGCAGCGCTACTACAACTGGGCCGAGATCATGCCTCCACGGCGTTCCGGAACGTGGGTCAATCCGACCCAGCAGCTCGACTTCGCGCGCTTCTCCTCGGACTCGCTCCTCGAGTGCTTCGAGGCGGAGGCTGCCATCATCCGAGAACACTCCGACAAGCCCGTCACGACGAACTTCATGGGCACCAACATGGGTTTGGCCAGGCCGATCGACTACTGGCGCTGGGCCCCACGGATGGACATCGTCTCGAACGACCACTACCTCATCAGCGAAGACCCGCGGAACCACCAGGACCTCGCCCTCGTCGCCGACCTCACTCGCGGCTGGGCCCAGGGCAATCCTTGGCTCCTCATGGAGCACTCCACCTCGGCCGTGAACTGGCAGCCCCGCAACATCGCGAAGAGCCCGGGCCAGATGGTGCGTAACTCGTTCCAGCACCTCGCCCGCGGCGCCGACGGCATCCTCTTCTTCCAGTGGCGCGCCTCGAGGGCGGGCGCCGAGAAGTACCACTCGGGAATGGTCCCCCACGCGGGGCGTGAGACGAAGGTGTGGCGCGAGGTCGTCGAGCTGGGCTCGGCCCTCGAGAAGGCCTCCGAAGTGGCCGGCTCGCGGGTCATCGCCGAAGCGGCCCTCGTGTTCGATACGGATGCCCGCTGGGCCGCCGAACTGGACTCGCACCCGAGCACCGAGGCCCAGCCGGTCCGTGAGCTGCGAGAGTGGCACGACGCGCTCTTCCGGGCCGGAATCACCACAGACGTGCGCCAGAGCACCGACGACCTCGGCGCCTACAAGCTCGTCGTCGCGCCGATGCTCTACCTCGTGACGGACGACGGCGCAGCGAACCTCCGCCGCTACGTCGAGCAGGGCGGCACGCTGGTCCTGACCTACTTCTCCGGGATCGTCGACCAGAACGACCGCATCATCATGGATCCCATCGAGGGAGGCGGGTACCCGGGGGCCTTCCGAGACCTTCTGGGCGTCGAGATCGAGGAGTTCTTCCCGCTCAGGGGCGGTGGGTCCGTTCCTCTCAGCGAGGGGGCGGGCAGCCGTTGGAGCGAGCTGGGGCGGACGACGACGGCGGAGGTCCTCTCGCGCTACGAGGCAGGGCCGACGGCGGGGTCCCCGGCGTTCACGCGCAACGGCGCTGGCGAGGGGCGCGCCTTCTACGTCGGTACTGCTCCGGACGCCGAAGCGCTCGGCCACATCCTCCCGAGGGTTCTGGCCGACGCGGGATTGCAGGGCCAACAGCATGCCACTGAACATCCCGACCTCGAGGTGGTCACGCGAGCGTCGAACGAGGGCACGTGGGTGTTCGCGATCAACCACGGTCAGGGTGACGCCCGCTTGGCCGTCAATGGCGTCGAACTGCTCTCAGGCACCCCGACGGAAGGCGAGCTCACCGTGGCCGCGGGACGCGTCGCCGTCGTGCGTTTGGGAAGCTGA
- a CDS encoding Crp/Fnr family transcriptional regulator — MDIEVLRRAPLFATLDDEAFRLLTDELTEVDLSRGASVFREGDQGDQMYFIVSGKIKLGRTSPDGRESLLAILGPGELFGEMALFDPAPRTATATAVSETRLAGLKNDALVALLRARPEVSAQLLQALARRLRRTNDSLSDLVFSDVPGRVAKALLDLADRFGRPATDGVLVAHELTQEELAQLVGASRETVNKALAEFVQRGWIRLEARAVVILDMPRLRQRSR, encoded by the coding sequence TTGGACATCGAGGTACTTCGCCGTGCGCCGCTCTTCGCAACTCTCGACGACGAGGCTTTCCGCCTTCTGACCGATGAGCTCACGGAGGTCGACCTCTCCCGCGGTGCCTCGGTGTTCCGCGAGGGCGATCAGGGCGATCAGATGTACTTCATCGTCTCCGGCAAGATCAAGCTCGGCCGCACCTCGCCGGACGGGCGCGAATCGCTCCTCGCGATCCTCGGCCCCGGCGAGCTGTTCGGCGAGATGGCCCTCTTCGACCCGGCTCCGCGCACCGCAACCGCGACCGCTGTGTCCGAGACGCGGCTCGCCGGCCTCAAGAATGATGCTCTCGTGGCCCTCCTCCGCGCCCGCCCCGAGGTCTCGGCCCAGCTCCTCCAGGCCCTCGCCCGCCGCCTCCGCCGCACGAACGATTCGCTCTCCGACCTCGTCTTCAGCGACGTCCCCGGGCGTGTCGCCAAGGCCCTCCTCGACCTCGCGGACCGCTTCGGCCGCCCTGCGACCGACGGCGTCCTCGTGGCCCACGAGCTCACTCAGGAGGAGCTCGCGCAGCTCGTCGGCGCTTCGCGCGAGACCGTGAACAAGGCCCTCGCCGAGTTCGTGCAGCGCGGGTGGATCCGCCTCGAGGCGCGCGCCGTCGTCATCCTCGACATGCCGCGCCTGCGCCAGCGCTCCCGCTAA
- a CDS encoding DeoR/GlpR family DNA-binding transcription regulator gives MLAAARQSAILDAVHREGVVKVADLAHRLGVSAVTVRRDIDAMSDSGLLTRVHGGVMIQGEVGTHEPGFALKSTQRLEEKAAIAREAMSLVTEGMAVGITAGSTTWMLAQALSTGPRITVLTNSVRVMEAFDTSSSGSTVLLTGGERTPSDALVGPLATSSIRHLHLDLLFLGVHGMDERAGFTTPNLLEAETNQAFAASSRRLVVVADHSKWGVQGIGSICGFDEADCLVTDHGLPAPALGYLRERIPSVRVA, from the coding sequence ATGCTCGCCGCCGCACGTCAGTCAGCCATCCTCGACGCCGTCCACCGAGAGGGCGTCGTGAAGGTCGCCGATCTGGCCCATCGGCTCGGAGTCTCCGCCGTGACAGTCCGCCGGGACATCGACGCCATGAGTGATTCCGGCCTGCTCACCCGCGTGCATGGCGGCGTGATGATCCAGGGCGAGGTGGGCACGCATGAGCCGGGCTTCGCGCTCAAGTCGACTCAGCGGCTCGAAGAGAAGGCAGCGATCGCACGGGAGGCGATGAGCCTCGTGACGGAGGGGATGGCGGTCGGCATCACGGCAGGGTCCACGACGTGGATGCTCGCCCAGGCACTCTCGACGGGCCCGCGGATCACGGTGCTCACCAACTCGGTGCGCGTGATGGAGGCGTTCGACACGTCGTCGTCCGGCTCGACCGTGCTCCTCACGGGCGGTGAGCGAACGCCGTCGGACGCCCTCGTAGGTCCGCTCGCGACGTCGTCCATTCGGCACCTGCATCTCGATCTGCTCTTCCTCGGCGTCCATGGGATGGACGAGCGCGCTGGCTTCACGACGCCCAATCTGCTCGAGGCGGAGACAAATCAGGCGTTCGCGGCCTCATCTCGGCGTCTCGTCGTCGTTGCGGATCACAGCAAGTGGGGCGTCCAAGGAATCGGCAGCATCTGCGGATTCGACGAGGCAGACTGCCTCGTCACGGACCACGGGCTTCCTGCCCCGGCCCTCGGCTATCTGCGGGAACGCATCCCTTCCGTCCGCGTCGCCTAG
- a CDS encoding ABC transporter substrate-binding protein, whose protein sequence is MDTRSRSSFSPSRPLPPIDRRTVLKTLGLGAVGLAGVPLLSACTGGAGPAGGSSKSLTFGSSASDDVPKRAYQAVVDAFQKKESATVTVNTVSHNDFQNKINSYLEGSPDDAFTWFAGYRMQYYAGKGLLAPIDDVWQQIGSNFSDALKKASTGPDGKMYFVPNYNYPWGFFYRKSFWSEKGYAVPTTFDELKTLAAKMKGDGIIPIGFADKDGWPAMGTFDYINMRLNGYQFHVDLCAHKESWNQPKVQAVFDTWKALLPYQDPGALGQTWQDAAQFLGQKKTGMYLLGSFVTQQFTDKTILDDIDFFPFPAIAVEGQDAIEAPIDGLLLSKKGGQNQTAKDFLQFMGTPEAQNTYYSIDSSNIATAKGADTSKFTPLNKKCADAIANAKHISQFFDRDALPAMANNVMIPALQSFIKDGTVDIKNLESQAASLYAAQ, encoded by the coding sequence ATGGACACTCGCAGCCGTTCCTCCTTCTCCCCCTCCCGCCCTCTCCCACCCATTGATCGACGAACTGTCCTGAAGACGCTCGGCCTCGGCGCCGTCGGTCTGGCAGGCGTCCCGCTCCTCTCGGCCTGCACCGGTGGGGCGGGGCCTGCAGGCGGGTCCAGCAAGTCGCTCACGTTCGGCTCATCGGCCTCGGACGATGTTCCCAAGCGCGCCTACCAAGCCGTCGTGGACGCTTTCCAGAAGAAGGAGAGCGCGACGGTCACGGTGAACACCGTTTCCCACAATGACTTCCAGAACAAGATCAACTCCTACCTCGAGGGCAGCCCGGACGACGCGTTCACGTGGTTCGCCGGCTATCGCATGCAGTACTACGCGGGGAAAGGCCTCCTGGCGCCCATCGACGACGTATGGCAGCAGATCGGCTCGAACTTCTCCGACGCCCTCAAGAAGGCCTCGACTGGGCCAGACGGCAAGATGTACTTCGTCCCGAACTACAACTACCCATGGGGCTTCTTCTACCGAAAGAGCTTCTGGAGCGAGAAGGGCTACGCGGTCCCGACGACGTTCGACGAGCTCAAGACCCTCGCCGCCAAGATGAAGGGCGACGGGATCATCCCCATCGGCTTCGCCGACAAGGATGGCTGGCCCGCGATGGGCACCTTCGACTACATCAACATGCGCCTCAACGGCTACCAATTCCACGTGGACCTGTGTGCGCACAAGGAATCCTGGAACCAGCCCAAGGTGCAGGCTGTCTTCGACACCTGGAAGGCGCTCCTGCCCTACCAGGATCCCGGCGCCCTTGGCCAGACCTGGCAGGATGCCGCCCAGTTCCTCGGCCAGAAGAAGACGGGCATGTACCTTCTCGGCTCCTTCGTCACGCAGCAGTTCACCGACAAGACGATCCTCGACGACATCGACTTCTTCCCGTTCCCTGCCATCGCGGTCGAGGGTCAGGACGCGATCGAGGCGCCTATCGACGGCCTCCTGCTGTCGAAGAAGGGCGGCCAGAACCAGACCGCCAAGGACTTCCTGCAGTTCATGGGAACACCGGAAGCCCAGAACACCTACTACTCCATCGACTCCTCGAACATCGCGACGGCCAAGGGTGCCGACACCTCCAAGTTCACCCCGCTCAACAAGAAGTGCGCCGATGCGATCGCGAACGCGAAGCACATCAGCCAGTTCTTCGACCGGGACGCCCTCCCGGCCATGGCGAACAACGTCATGATCCCGGCGCTTCAGTCCTTCATCAAGGACGGGACCGTGGACATCAAGAACCTAGAGTCCCAGGCGGCGTCGCTCTACGCGGCCCAGTAG
- a CDS encoding NUDIX hydrolase gives MQNSHSRRFIVPKRLQGAARSWLEEADRPPRTARLASSVVLVRDSAEGTETWLAYRPGDSPLGVVAFPGGSVQNADHDTFDWFGPSVGQWAEMLGVEEFSIARAHVVGAIRELFEETGVLLAGSDATTVVEGTSTAEWMRAREAVANEEISFADLMAKRGLGLRTDLLRPLVHWVSPDFAHRRFDTRYFAATLPVGQTPMLLPSRGVWGEWVLPARVLKDRETSAFGDQVGEDDTKGLALAELLVPASEIILEKIAKAKGCIAYLNLKRSTHTYQAQLEQEDGTLWLRVEAPTAAPATAALSAVPRPTVSGTDNLP, from the coding sequence TTGCAGAATTCGCATAGCCGCCGCTTCATCGTCCCCAAGCGGCTTCAGGGGGCGGCGCGCAGCTGGCTTGAGGAGGCGGACCGGCCGCCGCGGACCGCTCGGCTGGCCTCCTCCGTAGTACTGGTCCGGGATTCGGCCGAAGGCACGGAGACGTGGCTCGCTTACCGCCCCGGCGATTCACCGCTCGGGGTCGTCGCGTTCCCCGGCGGCTCTGTGCAGAACGCCGACCACGACACCTTCGACTGGTTCGGCCCCTCTGTGGGCCAATGGGCCGAGATGCTCGGAGTCGAGGAGTTCTCCATCGCGCGCGCCCACGTCGTGGGAGCCATCCGGGAGCTCTTCGAGGAGACCGGCGTGCTCCTCGCAGGCTCGGACGCCACGACCGTGGTCGAGGGCACCAGCACCGCCGAATGGATGCGTGCCCGCGAAGCCGTGGCCAATGAGGAAATCAGCTTCGCGGACCTCATGGCCAAGCGCGGCCTCGGCCTGCGGACCGACCTCCTGCGGCCGCTCGTGCATTGGGTCTCGCCCGATTTCGCCCACCGTCGCTTCGACACCCGCTACTTCGCAGCGACGCTTCCCGTGGGGCAGACTCCGATGCTCCTTCCGAGCCGTGGGGTGTGGGGCGAGTGGGTGCTGCCCGCGCGGGTCCTCAAGGATCGTGAGACCTCGGCCTTCGGCGATCAAGTCGGCGAGGACGACACCAAGGGCCTGGCATTGGCCGAGCTCCTGGTGCCGGCGAGCGAGATCATCCTCGAGAAGATCGCCAAGGCCAAGGGCTGCATCGCGTACCTGAACCTCAAGCGCTCGACGCACACCTATCAGGCGCAGCTCGAGCAGGAGGACGGCACCCTGTGGCTCCGCGTCGAGGCGCCCACCGCGGCCCCGGCAACGGCTGCCCTCTCGGCCGTCCCCCGCCCCACCGTTTCGGGTACAGATAATCTCCCCTGA